One segment of Carassius auratus strain Wakin chromosome 2, ASM336829v1, whole genome shotgun sequence DNA contains the following:
- the LOC113038597 gene encoding flocculation protein FLO11-like isoform X2, protein MRAQSAFIIWTAMILHSTVIKGQTTDSFPEVRSPLNEDTPKDHMTSESDILESRASTAFQSISSPSTNFSTDEVPPTVPSPSQSSRDAVVHDDTSPSSQTTELQDVTTLNTDTASVPDSSASSLSISFLTSTVLYSVASTAPATSISPSEGPQTVSSSASGAIQTTQTAPTFTTTYPQASQIALTSSSKVTGPAPLEDQDESSELDVGDQESGKVPHRPTSPLDPLLAALVTIFIICTAMVSAVLFLRFRRRSEHPEFHRLQDLPMDDLLEDTPLSRCTY, encoded by the exons ATGAGGGCTCAAAGCGCTTTTATTATATGGACTGCGATGATTCTGCATTCGACTGTCATCAAAG GTCAGACCACGGACTCATTCCCAGAAGTGAGATCCCCTCTGAATGAAGATACTCCGAAAGATCACATGACTTCAGAAAGTGACATTTTGGAATCACGAGCCAGTACAGCTTTTCAAAGCATCTCCTCTCCTTCAACGAATTTCTCAACTGACGAGGTCCCACCTACTGTTCCTTCTCCATCACAGTCATCCAGAGACGCTGTAGTGCACGATGACACCTCTCCTTCATCACAGACCACCGAGCTACAAGATGTCACCACCCTCAACACGGACACAGCCTCAGTACCAG ATTCTTCTGCTAGCAGCCTGTCAATTTCTTTTTTGACGAGCACCGTTTTATATTCAGTAGCGTCCACAGCTCCTGCAACATCCATCAGTCCAAGTGAAGGACCTCAGACTGTCTCTTCTTCAGCCAGCGGTGCGATCCAGACAACACAAACAGCTCCAACATTCACCACCACTTACCCTCAGGCATCTCAGATCGCCCTGACCAGCAGTTCAAAGGTCACTGGACCTGCTCCTTTAGAAGACCAGGATGAGTCTTCTGAACTGGATGTCGGGGATCAAG AGTCAGGGAAGGTTCCCCACCGCCCTACATCGCCCCTGGACCCCCTGCTCGCAGCTCTGGTCACCATCTTCATTATCTGCACTGCCATGGTCTCAGCCGTCCTCTTCCTCAGGTTCCGTCGGCGAAGTGAGCATCCAGAATTCCACCGGCTTCAAGACCTTCCTATG GATGATCTTCTAGAAGACACACCTTTGTCAAGATGCACCTATTAG
- the LOC113038597 gene encoding flocculation protein FLO11-like isoform X1 gives MRAQSAFIIWTAMILHSTVIKGQTTDSFPEVRSPLNEDTPKDHMTSESDILESRASTAFQSISSPSTNFSTDEVPPTVPSPSQSSRDAVVHDDTSPSSQTTELQDVTTLNTDTASVPDSSASSLSISFLTSTVLYSVASTAPATSISPSEGPQTVSSSASGAIQTTQTAPTFTTTYPQASQIALTSSSKVTGPAPLEDQDESSELDVGDQESGKVPHRPTSPLDPLLAALVTIFIICTAMVSAVLFLRFRRRSEHPEFHRLQDLPMVSLAFEQQVVILQIETVCLLCICCPAKLHIKSL, from the exons ATGAGGGCTCAAAGCGCTTTTATTATATGGACTGCGATGATTCTGCATTCGACTGTCATCAAAG GTCAGACCACGGACTCATTCCCAGAAGTGAGATCCCCTCTGAATGAAGATACTCCGAAAGATCACATGACTTCAGAAAGTGACATTTTGGAATCACGAGCCAGTACAGCTTTTCAAAGCATCTCCTCTCCTTCAACGAATTTCTCAACTGACGAGGTCCCACCTACTGTTCCTTCTCCATCACAGTCATCCAGAGACGCTGTAGTGCACGATGACACCTCTCCTTCATCACAGACCACCGAGCTACAAGATGTCACCACCCTCAACACGGACACAGCCTCAGTACCAG ATTCTTCTGCTAGCAGCCTGTCAATTTCTTTTTTGACGAGCACCGTTTTATATTCAGTAGCGTCCACAGCTCCTGCAACATCCATCAGTCCAAGTGAAGGACCTCAGACTGTCTCTTCTTCAGCCAGCGGTGCGATCCAGACAACACAAACAGCTCCAACATTCACCACCACTTACCCTCAGGCATCTCAGATCGCCCTGACCAGCAGTTCAAAGGTCACTGGACCTGCTCCTTTAGAAGACCAGGATGAGTCTTCTGAACTGGATGTCGGGGATCAAG AGTCAGGGAAGGTTCCCCACCGCCCTACATCGCCCCTGGACCCCCTGCTCGCAGCTCTGGTCACCATCTTCATTATCTGCACTGCCATGGTCTCAGCCGTCCTCTTCCTCAGGTTCCGTCGGCGAAGTGAGCATCCAGAATTCCACCGGCTTCAAGACCTTCCTATGGTGAGTCTTGCATTTGAGCAGCAAGTTGTGATCCTTCAAATTGAGACCGTTTGTTTGTTATGCATCTGTTGTCCAGCAAAGTTGCATATCAAAAGCTTGTGa
- the LOC113038597 gene encoding flocculation protein FLO11-like isoform X3, protein MRAQSAFIIWTAMILHSTVIKGQTTDSFPEVRSPLNEDTPKDHMTSESDILESRASTAFQSISSPSTNFSTDEVPPTVPSPSQSSRDAVVHDDTSPSSQTTELQDVTTLNTDTASVPDSSASSLSISFLTSTVLYSVASTAPATSISPSEGPQTVSSSASGAIQTTQTAPTFTTTYPQASQIALTSSSKVTGPAPLEDQDESSELDVGDQVLLVPVVEMISFRSIHQSSRVREGSPPPYIAPGPPARSSGHHLHYLHCHGLSRPLPQVPSAK, encoded by the exons ATGAGGGCTCAAAGCGCTTTTATTATATGGACTGCGATGATTCTGCATTCGACTGTCATCAAAG GTCAGACCACGGACTCATTCCCAGAAGTGAGATCCCCTCTGAATGAAGATACTCCGAAAGATCACATGACTTCAGAAAGTGACATTTTGGAATCACGAGCCAGTACAGCTTTTCAAAGCATCTCCTCTCCTTCAACGAATTTCTCAACTGACGAGGTCCCACCTACTGTTCCTTCTCCATCACAGTCATCCAGAGACGCTGTAGTGCACGATGACACCTCTCCTTCATCACAGACCACCGAGCTACAAGATGTCACCACCCTCAACACGGACACAGCCTCAGTACCAG ATTCTTCTGCTAGCAGCCTGTCAATTTCTTTTTTGACGAGCACCGTTTTATATTCAGTAGCGTCCACAGCTCCTGCAACATCCATCAGTCCAAGTGAAGGACCTCAGACTGTCTCTTCTTCAGCCAGCGGTGCGATCCAGACAACACAAACAGCTCCAACATTCACCACCACTTACCCTCAGGCATCTCAGATCGCCCTGACCAGCAGTTCAAAGGTCACTGGACCTGCTCCTTTAGAAGACCAGGATGAGTCTTCTGAACTGGATGTCGGGGATCAAG TTTTACTGGTTCCTGTGGTAGAGATGATCAGTTTCCGCTCAATTCATCAATCTTCCAGAGTCAGGGAAGGTTCCCCACCGCCCTACATCGCCCCTGGACCCCCTGCTCGCAGCTCTGGTCACCATCTTCATTATCTGCACTGCCATGGTCTCAGCCGTCCTCTTCCTCAGGTTCCGTCGGCGAAGTGA